CTTTAAAGGGATAACATTAGAAAGATTATCGGAAAAATTCACAATGAGTTATATAGGCAGTTTTTATCGAGGGAGAACACCAGAGTACTTTTTGAAGGCACTGACAGAGTTAATTGAAGAAAATCAAGGGATAGAAAAAGAGATAAGTGTAATTTTTTTAGGAGAGATATTGGAAGAAGAATATAAAACACTTGTGAACGGCTTTAAATGGGATAAAATCTTAAAAATAATTAATTGGCTACCTCATAATGAGGCGATACGGTATATGAGCTCTTCAGATGTCCTTATTTTATTTATTCAGAAGCAAGATAATATGACAGATTATATTGTGACCGGTAAAATATTTGAATATCTGGCAGCAAAAAAACCAATTCTGGCACTTGTTCCTTCAACTGGAGTCGCCGCAGAAATAATTAGAAAAACAAATACTGGTGTGGTAGTAGAACCGGATAACCCTCAAGAGATTAAAAAAGCAATAATTGAACTGTATAATAAATATAAAGAAAAGTCTTTAAAACTTGAAGGCATTTCTGCAGAAATAGATAAATTCTCTTATGAAAGACTTGGTTTAAATCTCACTGAAATACTTAATTCCATCCTATCTTCAAAAGGAAATAAAAATGGAGAGTAATGAATTATCCATTGAGGAAAGTGTTGAGGAGAAATATACGACACGATATTTAGGAAAAGATGAATATGATAAATGGGATGAATTCGTCCAAAAATCACCTCAAGGGACTATATTTTCTTCTTCTAAATGGTTAGAAATTATAACCTCTTTAAGTGGCGAGTTTAAAATTTTAACCTGTTATAAAGGAGATGAACTAATTGGAGGGATATCCTTTGTCGAACGAAAGGAAAAAAGATTCAAATATATCTTTATCCCAAAATTTACGCCCTATGGAGGGATATTATGTAAAGACCCATCATCTCTGAGCTATAAAAAACGCATTACCCTGCAACGAGATGTGGCTAACACTATAATTCCAGAACTCATAAAGACTTACGATAAAATAACTATGGCTCATCATATCTCCTATGAGGATATTAGACCATTTACCTGGAATAACTTTACCCATGAAGTGAGATATACTTATATCATCAACATAGAAGATTTGAGCTATGTCTGGGATAATATGGAATCCACAACTATTCGTAATATAAAAAAGGCAAGGAAAGAGAATATCGAAGTTACTCCCCAAGAAGACATTGATGAGTTCTATCAACTTTATGAAGTTACTTATAAAAAACAGGGACTACAACCTTCTTCACCAGAATTGATGGCAAATGTCTATACAAAACTAAAATCACTAAATCAGGCTCAGATGTATTTTGCAAGAGATGTTAATCGGGAATTAATCGCCGGGGTATTCATTGTTACGGATAATAAAAGAGCCTATTATCTATTTGGAGCGAGTCACCCGACTTTACGCAGTAGTGGTGGAGCATCATTAACCTTCTGGACAGTTTTTGAGCATCTTTCAGGGAAGATTAAAGAGCTCGACCTTGTTGGAGCTAATACTCCCTCAATTGAAAAATTTAAAAGAGGATTTGGTGGAGAACTCAAACATTATTTTGCGGTAAGTAAGATAAATTCTATCGCTTTAGCCATATCTCAAAATATAAATGAAATTAAAAGTCGGATAAAACTTTTTTTAGTTGGTAGATATAAATGATTGGAATATATAAAAACTGGAATTCTGCAATTGATAACGAGATTACC
The sequence above is drawn from the bacterium genome and encodes:
- a CDS encoding GNAT family N-acetyltransferase — protein: MESNELSIEESVEEKYTTRYLGKDEYDKWDEFVQKSPQGTIFSSSKWLEIITSLSGEFKILTCYKGDELIGGISFVERKEKRFKYIFIPKFTPYGGILCKDPSSLSYKKRITLQRDVANTIIPELIKTYDKITMAHHISYEDIRPFTWNNFTHEVRYTYIINIEDLSYVWDNMESTTIRNIKKARKENIEVTPQEDIDEFYQLYEVTYKKQGLQPSSPELMANVYTKLKSLNQAQMYFARDVNRELIAGVFIVTDNKRAYYLFGASHPTLRSSGGASLTFWTVFEHLSGKIKELDLVGANTPSIEKFKRGFGGELKHYFAVSKINSIALAISQNINEIKSRIKLFLVGRYK